From a region of the Pseudomonadaceae bacterium SI-3 genome:
- a CDS encoding bifunctional 23S rRNA (guanine(2069)-N(7))-methyltransferase RlmK/23S rRNA (guanine(2445)-N(2))-methyltransferase RlmL: MTDRHELILTCPKGLEGLLLEEAKELGLEETREQTAAIRGYASMEVAYRLCLWSRLANRVLLVIERFATVNAETLYEGVHQVDWSEHLAATGSLAVEFSGHGSGIDNTHFGALKVKDAIVDRLRTATGERPSVDKLNPDLRVHLRLDRGQAVLSLDLSGHSLHQRGYRLQQGAAPLKENLAAAVLIRAGWPRIAAAGGALTDPMCGVGTFLVEGAMMAADIAPNLRRERWGFSAWLGHVPALWNRLHAEAQARAEAGMARPPLWIRGYEADPRLIQPAKNNIERAGLASWIRVYQGDVATFEPRPDQNQKGLVICNPPYGERLGDEASLVYLYQNLGERLRQACLGWEAAVLTSAPELGKRMGIRSHKQYAFWNGALPCKLLLIKVELDQFVTGQRSSATEPKNEDKPVQELARLSEGGQMFANRLQKNLKLLGKWARKQGIQCYRLYDADMPEYALAIDLYGDWVHVQEYAPPRSIDPEKAQARLYDALGAIPQALGISQDRVVVKRRERQSGTRQYERQASQGTFLEVTEGDVKLLVNLTDYLDTGLFLDHRPMRQRIAREAAGKRFLNLYCYTATATVHAAKGGARSTTSVDLSKTYLDWARRNLALNGLSDRQRLEQADVMAWLEEDRGEYDLIFIDPPTFSNSKRMEGVFDVQRDHVALLDLAMARLAAGGTLYFSNNFRKFVLDAGVAERYAVEEITSATLDEDFRRNSKIHRAWELQAR, translated from the coding sequence ATGACTGATCGCCACGAACTTATCCTCACGTGCCCCAAAGGTCTTGAAGGCCTGCTGCTCGAAGAAGCCAAAGAGCTCGGGCTCGAGGAGACGCGTGAGCAAACCGCGGCAATTCGCGGCTATGCCAGCATGGAGGTTGCCTATCGGTTGTGCCTCTGGTCTCGGCTGGCCAACCGAGTACTGCTGGTGATCGAGCGCTTCGCCACGGTCAACGCCGAAACGCTCTATGAAGGTGTGCACCAGGTCGACTGGTCGGAGCATCTCGCGGCGACCGGTAGCCTGGCGGTCGAATTCAGCGGTCATGGATCTGGTATCGACAATACTCATTTCGGCGCGCTCAAGGTCAAGGATGCCATCGTCGATCGACTCCGTACGGCGACCGGCGAACGACCCAGTGTCGATAAGTTGAATCCGGACCTGCGTGTCCATCTTCGTTTGGATCGTGGGCAGGCGGTGCTATCTCTGGATCTGTCCGGACACAGCCTGCATCAGCGCGGCTACCGTCTTCAGCAGGGCGCGGCGCCGTTGAAGGAGAACCTTGCAGCCGCCGTATTGATTCGTGCGGGCTGGCCTCGCATCGCTGCTGCTGGCGGCGCTCTAACCGACCCGATGTGTGGCGTCGGCACCTTTCTTGTCGAAGGCGCAATGATGGCGGCTGATATTGCGCCTAATCTTCGCCGCGAACGCTGGGGCTTCAGTGCCTGGCTCGGACATGTGCCGGCACTGTGGAACCGTCTGCATGCCGAAGCACAGGCGCGTGCCGAAGCGGGCATGGCCAGGCCGCCATTATGGATCCGTGGCTACGAGGCGGACCCGCGCCTGATCCAACCGGCGAAGAACAATATAGAGCGAGCGGGGCTGGCGAGTTGGATCCGTGTCTATCAGGGTGATGTAGCGACGTTCGAGCCTCGGCCTGACCAGAATCAGAAAGGCCTGGTCATCTGCAATCCTCCGTATGGCGAGCGTTTGGGCGATGAGGCGAGTCTGGTCTATCTCTACCAGAACCTCGGTGAGCGACTGCGACAGGCGTGCCTCGGCTGGGAAGCGGCGGTGTTGACCTCAGCACCGGAGCTGGGCAAGCGCATGGGCATCCGCAGCCACAAGCAATACGCCTTCTGGAACGGTGCGCTGCCTTGCAAATTGTTGTTGATAAAGGTCGAACTGGACCAGTTCGTCACTGGCCAACGGTCGTCCGCTACTGAGCCAAAGAACGAAGACAAACCCGTGCAGGAGTTGGCGCGCCTCAGTGAAGGCGGGCAGATGTTCGCTAACCGGCTGCAGAAAAATTTGAAGCTTCTGGGCAAATGGGCCCGCAAGCAAGGTATCCAGTGCTACCGCCTGTACGATGCCGACATGCCCGAGTATGCCCTGGCGATCGATCTATATGGCGACTGGGTGCATGTGCAGGAATACGCGCCGCCGCGCTCGATTGACCCTGAGAAAGCCCAGGCGCGACTGTACGACGCGTTGGGCGCCATCCCTCAGGCGCTGGGCATTTCCCAGGACCGTGTTGTGGTCAAGCGTCGTGAGCGCCAGAGTGGAACGCGGCAGTACGAGCGTCAGGCCAGTCAGGGAACCTTTCTTGAAGTTACCGAGGGCGATGTCAAGCTATTGGTGAATCTCACCGACTACCTCGATACCGGGTTGTTTCTTGACCATCGGCCGATGCGGCAACGTATCGCGCGCGAGGCGGCTGGCAAGCGTTTCTTGAATCTGTATTGCTACACCGCAACTGCAACCGTTCACGCGGCCAAGGGCGGCGCTCGCAGCACGACCAGTGTTGATCTGTCGAAAACCTATCTGGATTGGGCGCGACGCAATCTGGCACTGAATGGCCTGTCAGATCGACAACGTCTGGAGCAGGCTGACGTTATGGCCTGGCTAGAGGAGGATCGTGGCGAATACGATCTGATCTTTATCGACCCGCCGACGTTCTCCAACTCGAAGCGCATGGAGGGGGTGTTCGATGTCCAGCGCGATCATGTCGCTTTGCTCGACCTGGCGATGGCGAGATTGGCTGCTGGCGGCACGTTGTATTTTTCCAACAACTTCCGCAAGTTCGTGCTCGACGCGGGCGTGGCCGAGCGCTACGCCGTGGAGGAAATTACCAGTGCCACACTGGATGAGGATTTTCGTCGCAACAGCAAGATCCATCGTGCTTGGGAACTGCAGGCACGCTGA
- a CDS encoding quinone-dependent dihydroorotate dehydrogenase (catalyzes the conversion of dihydroorotate to orotate in the pyrimidine biosynthesis pathway; uses a flavin nucleotide as an essential cofactor; class 2 enzymes are monomeric and compared to the class 1 class 2 possess an extended N terminus, which plays a role in the membrane association of the enzyme and provides the binding site for the respiratory quinones that serve as physiological electron acceptors): MYNLARQLLFKFTPETSHELSLDLIGAGGRLGLNAMLNKAPASLPVRVMGLDFPNPVGLAAGLDKNGEAICGMSQLGFGFVEVGTVTPRPQPGNPKPRIFRLPEAEAIINRMGFNNHGVDALLERVDAARFKGILGINIGKNFDTPVKRAQDDYLLCLDKVYHQASYVTVNVSSPNTPGLRSLQFGDSLKQLLDALGQRREDLEVLHGKRVPLAIKIAPDMTDEETRLVAEAIFQAGMDAVIATNTTLGRDGVAGLAHADEAGGLSGAPVREKSTHTVRVLAETLAGRLPIIAVGGITQGRHAAEKIEAGASLVQLYTGFIYKGPALIREAVDAIAALQSRKGTNS; this comes from the coding sequence ATGTATAACCTGGCCCGCCAGCTGCTTTTCAAGTTTACGCCTGAGACGTCCCATGAACTGTCGCTTGATCTTATCGGCGCGGGCGGCCGTCTAGGCCTTAACGCCATGCTGAACAAGGCACCGGCTAGCTTGCCGGTGCGGGTGATGGGATTGGATTTCCCTAACCCGGTGGGACTGGCGGCCGGACTGGATAAGAACGGCGAGGCGATTTGCGGAATGTCGCAGCTCGGATTCGGGTTTGTCGAAGTGGGTACTGTGACGCCGAGGCCGCAACCTGGTAATCCAAAGCCGCGCATTTTTCGGCTGCCCGAAGCCGAAGCCATCATAAACCGTATGGGTTTCAACAATCACGGCGTCGATGCCTTGCTGGAGCGGGTCGATGCGGCTCGTTTCAAGGGCATCCTGGGTATCAACATCGGCAAGAATTTCGACACGCCGGTCAAGCGCGCTCAGGATGATTACCTGTTGTGCCTGGACAAGGTTTATCACCAGGCGAGTTACGTCACTGTGAACGTCAGTTCGCCCAATACACCGGGGCTGCGCAGCCTGCAGTTCGGTGACTCGCTCAAGCAGCTGCTTGACGCGCTTGGCCAGCGCCGCGAAGACCTCGAAGTGCTTCATGGCAAGCGTGTGCCGCTGGCCATCAAGATCGCGCCGGATATGACCGACGAGGAAACCAGGCTGGTTGCCGAAGCGATATTCCAGGCCGGAATGGACGCAGTTATCGCGACCAACACGACGCTGGGTCGTGACGGTGTGGCGGGGCTTGCCCATGCCGATGAGGCGGGCGGGCTTTCTGGTGCTCCGGTGCGAGAAAAGAGCACCCACACCGTTCGGGTGTTGGCCGAAACCCTGGCGGGCCGCTTGCCTATCATTGCCGTTGGTGGGATCACGCAAGGGCGCCATGCGGCAGAAAAAATCGAGGCCGGAGCAAGTCTGGTCCAACTTTACACGGGTTTTATATACAAGGGGCCAGCGCTGATTCGCGAGGCTGTAGACGCCATCGCTGCACTGCAATCTCGGAAGGGAACGAATAGTTAA
- the dacB gene encoding D-alanyl-D-alanine carboxypeptidase/D-alanyl-D-alanine-endopeptidase, whose product MSQFLSRVAAAALALPLAFPAFAETVNQTLPPRVAQALKANKIENSALSVVMLPLNGTGSPTFVNADVSVNPASTMKLVTTYAALELLGPNHQWKTEFYADGPVENGTLNGNLYLKGGGDPKLNMEKLWLLLRDLRANGVETVTGDLILDRSHFVQPTLPVFDDDGNDKNKPFLVGPDALLVNLKALRFIARNDDGNVKVLVEPPIATVQIDNRIQALPKAKCPGWPDIRYNPIENGNGVTVVVTGKLPAGCSGQTYLSVLDHQRYAAGAVRAIWKELGGTILGGDRVAPVAKDAKMIARAYSPDLVEIIRDINKYSNNTMARQLFLSLGAEFRNGADADDSMAAQRVIRQWLAKKGLISPHLVIENGSGLSRAERVSARELASLLQAAWKSPYAAEFISSMPLAAVDGTMRKRLRNTGVAGKAHVKTGTLNTVRAIAGYSRDNDGNTWAVVAILNHPRPWGASSVLDQVLVSLYNRPANENTAQR is encoded by the coding sequence ATTAGCCAGTTCCTCTCCCGTGTCGCCGCTGCCGCGCTAGCGCTGCCGCTGGCGTTTCCCGCCTTCGCCGAAACCGTCAATCAGACCTTACCGCCCCGCGTGGCGCAGGCGCTCAAGGCAAACAAGATCGAGAACAGCGCGCTATCCGTCGTCATGCTACCGCTCAACGGTACCGGATCACCGACGTTCGTAAATGCGGACGTCTCGGTTAACCCAGCCTCGACCATGAAGCTGGTCACGACGTACGCCGCGCTGGAACTACTGGGTCCTAACCACCAGTGGAAGACAGAGTTCTATGCTGACGGACCGGTCGAGAACGGCACGCTAAATGGCAACCTTTACCTCAAGGGCGGCGGTGATCCGAAGCTCAACATGGAAAAGCTCTGGTTGTTGCTGCGAGACCTGCGAGCCAACGGCGTAGAGACCGTTACGGGCGATCTTATCCTCGACCGCAGCCATTTCGTGCAACCGACGTTGCCGGTCTTCGACGACGATGGCAATGACAAGAACAAGCCTTTCCTGGTCGGACCAGATGCACTCTTGGTCAACCTCAAGGCACTTCGCTTCATCGCCCGCAACGATGACGGCAACGTCAAAGTCTTGGTCGAGCCGCCAATTGCCACCGTTCAGATCGACAATCGCATTCAGGCATTGCCAAAAGCCAAATGCCCGGGCTGGCCCGACATCCGCTACAACCCGATCGAAAACGGTAATGGGGTAACCGTGGTCGTCACCGGCAAGCTGCCGGCTGGATGCAGCGGACAGACTTACCTCTCAGTACTCGACCACCAGCGCTATGCCGCCGGTGCGGTACGGGCGATCTGGAAGGAGCTTGGCGGCACTATTCTCGGCGGGGATCGAGTAGCGCCAGTGGCCAAGGATGCAAAAATGATTGCACGAGCCTACTCGCCAGATCTGGTTGAGATCATTCGCGACATCAACAAGTACAGTAACAACACCATGGCAAGGCAGTTGTTCCTGAGTTTGGGCGCCGAATTCCGTAACGGAGCGGATGCAGATGATTCCATGGCCGCGCAGCGGGTCATCCGGCAGTGGCTGGCGAAAAAGGGTTTGATTTCGCCGCACTTGGTCATCGAGAACGGATCCGGCCTGTCGCGGGCCGAACGCGTCAGCGCACGCGAATTGGCCAGCCTGCTACAAGCCGCTTGGAAAAGCCCATACGCGGCAGAGTTCATATCATCCATGCCGCTGGCCGCAGTGGACGGCACCATGCGCAAGCGCCTGCGCAATACAGGGGTTGCCGGCAAGGCGCATGTCAAGACCGGAACGTTGAACACAGTGCGTGCAATTGCAGGCTATAGCCGCGACAACGACGGCAATACCTGGGCCGTCGTCGCGATACTCAACCATCCTCGCCCGTGGGGCGCTTCCTCGGTGCTGGATCAGGTACTGGTGAGTCTGTACAACCGTCCGGCCAACGAGAATACCGCGCAACGTTAG
- a CDS encoding ribosome modulation factor, giving the protein MRRLKRDPMERAFLRGYQHGIHGKSRDLCPFSHPEVRQAWINGWREGRGDNWDGLTGAAGLHRLNELHAVG; this is encoded by the coding sequence ATGAGAAGACTCAAGCGTGATCCGATGGAACGAGCATTTCTACGCGGTTATCAGCATGGCATACACGGTAAATCTCGCGATCTCTGTCCTTTTTCTCATCCCGAAGTACGCCAAGCCTGGATTAACGGCTGGCGGGAGGGTCGCGGCGACAATTGGGACGGTCTGACCGGCGCGGCCGGTCTCCACCGATTGAACGAACTTCACGCGGTCGGCTGA
- a CDS encoding DUF2835 domain-containing protein, translated as MPSLLLDIALPADKLLAVYQGRANRILIKSREGKSVSLPAHHLRPFLTTAGVFGSFEMEFAPEGKLIRLRRLE; from the coding sequence ATGCCAAGCCTCTTGCTGGATATTGCACTGCCCGCCGATAAGCTGCTGGCGGTCTATCAGGGGCGCGCCAATCGTATCCTGATCAAAAGCCGGGAAGGGAAGAGCGTCAGCTTGCCGGCACATCATCTGCGACCCTTTCTGACAACTGCCGGTGTGTTTGGTTCATTCGAGATGGAGTTTGCTCCGGAAGGCAAATTGATTCGTTTGCGCAGACTCGAATAG